In one Culex quinquefasciatus strain JHB chromosome 2, VPISU_Cqui_1.0_pri_paternal, whole genome shotgun sequence genomic region, the following are encoded:
- the LOC6033629 gene encoding uncharacterized protein LOC6033629 — MTTVNPLNNGTDTLCLGSDTNQDEETNSTSKLNSWIIPVKKCDKNGEAHSSKPAIKCDSSIEPRLAQIGALYNPNRTQYIKKKASSEKKIDQLNYSARFTFVKLEIKLHSEGSIMTTENNFIAAVKFEHPEQLDDCGNFAQAKEVLIEQLRITCIYRDGLREARDSLRKRLIPAIESAIEKSAFNDKHANNYIQLVRIASMLNNSGRMSYRNLCREISTNNIVTEELKSFSKELFQLEETVLKRDKWFAAFKIQGEDQKLGLNDELEKLLQQTYVFFTNTLIDGSPESLQTVLRSMCKERMMLVSSEDIKLFKDIASFLNKEIFQKPLDDLITCWNHLMEGIKIEETREVVCFTKPIFFFLCKSLEEVIISIANKAGIEFHKLITSDENGWYPLRSIKWKDEQPLNRCLEFEYYFIFKLIKHFKLTHHNNSPFNYSVALLNRSKTTNYRGILESAKKMITFSKPKNHLAVSNEIFIWYCMLDDVLSNVLPYAAIKHGGELDLFGDILQNYTKLVREAGHAQLETVRVISHSLGRFIVQAIQLLKQDCNATVEKRVLHGQLDVVGRVGFESSNYFRDLIDVFSGYWRCRNEIITELPGKIDLPEMKIICDKLLEIVLVALGKGVGAGEIVNFCRTYNDLIIDLGEVRFDWFVKFAITETECLDTSILQVVENKWSDSDNATYRVIKLDDFLDAHDPPPKHYTIDVINTLLSNILIQLGKNEWSPNNIISAKDQILTSSSLISAIRSSLIYLAEQPNYVSFDRFYEERVNPFVSVVGNSSSNSDFTTRISLIKESFWYIRKQNEMSIDHALELFEKLNENVDSDLLRKAYNLYCEHFDKTMEGSMGKEHVDRVLFVAKQVKESVKQIHFKLWNSQFKQLSLPIILAKVAAVWTIQVSEDVSSTVGYFKPHCIQVLCVLRMLSADTVEEGVGKHFAQILTGQGKSLVLALTAAILALTGHSVDIVCYNIYLVVRDLLDFGAFFRVLEIEDNIEYNTFQGMANKLITLRTNDNTGKRVDIRELIENQLLNKVQPSLAVADATREKSILLIDEADVFFTKDFYGKCYFPAVRPTVPELYLIQEQAWKIVNECMYEHELDHCKERMLASDAVKNLKEFHTFIRESPYKLLKKINGGYQRMLYSNRKLFDEHLQEMINCAWKIKQHSESFKSTFRLSEKETIHIMDGTGEFSNRTSHGYYNIFYYFQLKRTDFVPKIDDEDNYGYFVINCGAISYALLPLNYPLILGVTGTLNDLNTHERDAIENLYKIKQQSFMPSYFGCSNLRFDEEEDFHYNIAVESWMNEIYRHTYTEIAENRAVIIFFETDEKLENFHKEYSSKFDRINILTNNTKSTERVKFINEAGVAKTVTLATRQMGRGVDFKSSVVVEKNGGVHVIQTFFSPDVKEEIQIKGRTARKDNKGSYELIVSGKDLPEMEPETEIDSGYSYKILDKDRRIKSLKTNEKLAADIKQAQNNHELTMEYLQSFCEKK; from the coding sequence ATGACCACAGTTAATCCTTTAAACAATGGAACTGATACACTCTGCCTCGGCAGTGATACAAATCAAGATGAAGAGACAAATTCAACTTCAAAATTAAACTCGTGGATCATACCGGTGAAAAAGTGTGATAAAAACGGCGAAGCGCACAGTTCCAAGCCTGCCATAAAATGTGATTCATCAATCGAACCTCGCCTGGCCCAGATCGGAGCGTTGTACAACCCTAATCGCACGCAGTACATCAAGAAAAAGGCTTCATCCGAAAAGAAAATCGACCAGCTCAACTATTCCGCGCGATTTACCTTTGTCAAACTGGAAATAAAGCTGCACAGTGAGGGCAGCATCATGACAACGGAAAATAACTTTATAGCTGCAGTGAAATTTGAACACCCCGAGCAGCTTGACGATTGTGGCAATTTTGCGCAAGCGAAGGAAGTGCTGATTGAGCAGTTACGAATCACGTGCATCTATCGCGATGGTTTGCGGGAGGCGCGGGACAGTCTACGGAAGAGGTTGATTCCAGCCATCGAAAGTGCCATTGAAAAATCTGCTTTCAATGATAAACATGCCAACAATTACATACAACTGGTGCGGATAGCGAGCATGCTGAACAATAGTGGCCGGATGAGCTATCGAAATCTGTGCAGGGAAATTAGTACCAACAACATTGTGACCGAAGAGTTAAAGTCTTTTTCAAAGGAGCTATTTCAACTAGAGGAGACAGTACTGAAAAGAGATAAATGGTTCGcagcatttaaaattcaaggagAAGACCAAAAATTAGGCTTAAATGATGAGCTGGAGAAACTACTGCAGCAGACATatgtttttttcacaaatactTTGATAGATGGTTCTCCAGAGTCTTTACAAACTGTTTTACGGTCAATGTGTAAAGAGCGCATGATGTTGGTTAGCAGTGAAgatattaaacttttcaaagacaTTGCTTCCTTTTTAAATaaggaaatatttcaaaaaccattGGACGATTTAATTACTTGTTGGAATCATTTGATGGAAGGTATAAAGATTGAAGAAACCCGAGAGGTAGTTTGTTTTACGAAACCTATATTTTTCTTTCTTTGCAAAAGTTTGGAAGAAGTTATAATTAGTATTGCTAATAAGGCTGGTATTGAGTTCCACAAACTTATCACTAGTGACGAAAACGGATGGTATCCACTAAGATCTATAAAATGGAAAGATGAACAGCCGTTAAATCGGTGTCTAGAATTTGAGTATTATTTTATCTTCAAATTGATCAAGCATTTCAAACTAACGCATCATAACAACAGTCCATTCAATTACAGTGTGGCGTTACTGAATAgatcaaaaacaacaaattatcgAGGCATTCTGGAAAGTGcgaaaaaaatgataactttCAGCAAGCCCAAAAATCATCTCGCAGTTTCAAACGAAATTTTCATCTGGTACTGCATGCTGGACGACGTCCTATCGAATGTGCTGCCCTATGCCGCGATCAAACACGGTGGAGAGCTGGATCTGTTTGGGGACATTTTGCAGAACTACACCAAGTTAGTTCGCGAAGCAGGCCATGCTCAGCTGGAGACGGTGCGCGTGATCAGCCATTCTCTAGGTCGCTTCATCGTCCAAGCAATCCAGCTACTGAAGCAGGACTGCAACGCAACCGTTGAGAAACGCGTACTCCATGGCCAACTGGATGTCGTCGGTCGGGTTGGGTTTGAATCGTCCAATTACTTTCGGGATTTGATCGACGTTTTCAGTGGTTATTGGAGGTGTAGGAATGAGATTATTACTGAGCTGCCGGGGAAAATTGATTTGCccgaaatgaaaataatttgtgACAAACTGTTGGAAATCGTTTTGGTTGCCCTTGGAAAGGGTGTTGGTGCTGGTGAAATAGTAAATTTTTGCCGCACATATAACGACTTAATCATTGATTTGGGTGAAGTTCGGTTCGATTGGTTTGTTAAATTTGCGATCACTGAAACTGAATGTCTTGATACCTCTATTTTGCAAGTGGTTGAAAACAAATGGAGTGACTCTGACAACGCAACATACCGCGTAATCAAACTGGACGATTTTCTTGATGCTCATGATCCACCTCCAAAGCACTACACTATTGACGTAATTAACACATTGCTATCCAACATTCTAATTCAGTTGGGTAAAAATGAATGGAGTCCAAACAACATTATTTCTGCAAaggatcaaattttaacatctAGTAGTCTGATCTCTGCTATCAGAAGCTCACTCATTTATCTCGCTGAACAGCCGAATTATGTTTCCTTTGATCGGTTTTACGAAGAAAGAGTTAATCCATTTGTTAGCGTGGTGGGAAACAGCTCCAGTAATAGCGATTTTACAACTCGAATCAGTTTAATAAAAGAATCGTTTTGGTACATTCGAAAACAAAATGAGATGAGTATTGATCATGCGTTGGAACTATTCGAAAAACttaatgaaaatgttgatagtGATCTATTACGAAAAGCTTACAATTTATATTGCGAACACTTTGATAAAACCATGGAAGGTTCGATGGGAAAAGAGCATGTAGATAGAgtgctttttgttgcaaaaCAAGTGAAAGAATCTGTAAAGCAAATTCACTTTAAGCTTTGGAATTCACAGTTTAAGCAACTTTCTCTACCAATTATTTTGGCAAAAGTAGCTGCCGTTTGGACTATCCAAGTGTCTGAAGATGTTTCCAGTACAGTGGGATACTTTAAACCGCACTGTATTCAAGTACTCTGTGTATTGAGAATGTTAAGCGCTGATACGGTTGAAGAGGGTGTGGGAAAACATTTTGCGCAAATTTTGACTGGACAAGGCAAATCACTTGTTTTAGCACTAACAGCAGCGATTTTAGCACTAACTGGACATTCCGTGGATATTGTTTGCTACAATATATATTTAGTTGTGAGAGATCTGCTGGATTTTGGGgctttttttagagttttagaaatcGAAGATAATATTGAATACAACACATTTCAGGGCATGGCAAATAAATTAATTACTTTAAGAACAAATGACAATACTGGCAAACGTGTCGATATAAGAGAATTGATAGAAAATCAATTGTTAAATAAAGTTCAACCTTCCCTCGCAGTAGCTGATGCCACCagagaaaaatcaattttgttgaTAGATGAAGCAGATGTGTTTTTTACAAAAGATTTTTACGGTAAATGCTATTTTCCCGCTGTTCGACCAACGGTCCCAGAATTATACTTGATACAGGAACAAGCTTGGAAAATAGTTAATGAATGTATGTATGAACATGAATTGGATCACTGCAAAGAAAGAATGCTTGCTTCAGACGCAGTCAAGAATCTCAAAGAATTTCACACATTTATCAGAGAATCTCCATataaactattgaaaaaaattaatggtGGTTACCAACGGATGTTATATTCAAATCGAAAACTATTTGATGAACATTTGCAAGAAATGATAAATTGTGCTTGGAAAATCAAACAACATTCAGAATCATTTAAATCCACATTCAGACTGAGTGAAAAAGAAACCATTCATATCATGGATGGTACTGGTGAGTTTTCAAACAGAACAAGTCATGGTTATTATAATATCTTCTATTACTTTCAACTAAAGCGAActgattttgtccctaaaataGATGACGAAGACAATTATGGCTATTTTGTAATCAACTGTGGAGCCATTTCTTATGCTCTTTTGCCTCTAAACTATCCTTTGATATTAGGAGTGACTGGCACATTGAACGATCTTAATACTCACGAAAGAGATGCCATTGAAAATCTGTACAAAATAAAACAGCAATCTTTTATGCCGTCTTATTTTGGTTGTTCAAACTTGCGTTTTGATGAAGAAGAGGATTTTCATTATAATATCGCTGTAGAGTCATGGATGAACGAAATCTACCGACATACTTATACTGAAATAGCAGAAAATCGTGCCGTTATTATCTTCTTTGAAACCGATGAAAAGTTAGAAAACTTCCACAAAGAATATTCTTCCAAATTTGATCGCATAAATATCCTAACTAACAACACAAAATCAACCGAGCGTGTTAAATTTATTAACGAAGCAGGCGTTGCCAAAACGGTCACACTGGCCACTCGTCAAATGGGACGTGGAGTGGACTTTAAATCCAGCGTGGTCGTAGAGAAAAATGGCGGCGTACACGTGATTCAAACTTTTTTCTCGCCGGATGTAAAAGAGGAGATTCAAATTAAAGGGCGCACTGCTAGAAAAGATAACAAGGGAAGTTACGAATTGATTGTGTCCGGAAAGGATCTGCCGGAAATGGAGCCTGAAACAGAAATTGATTCAGGCTATTCGTATAAAATCCTCGACAAAGATAGAAGAATAAAGTcgttgaaaacaaatgaaaaattggCTGCCGACATTAAACAAGCACAGAATAATCATGAGCTGACAATGGAATACTTGCAATCATTTTGtgagaaaaagtaa